The following proteins are encoded in a genomic region of Alistipes shahii WAL 8301:
- a CDS encoding anaerobic ribonucleoside triphosphate reductase produces MDYTQISIIKRDGKTEPFSLDKIVRAITKAFRAGGITDEGQAVEQIASDVAAAITKAEISVEEIQDMVEERLMKRNPSIAKRYIIYREWRNVERDRRSSIKSVMDGIVTVEKNDINLSNANMSSHTPAGQMMTFASEITKDYALKYLVGVRHGRAHRDGDIHIHDLDYYPTKTTTCIQYDLGDIYERGFSTKNGSVRTPQSIQSYATLATIVFQTNQNEQHGGQSIPAFDHFMAPGVLKTFRRHLTDMTLFLCGVRGGVTLERAELKALVAEHVPTIEPCETAVGRLFAALRQSGVEVADEDIRRIWRQAYDTTRRETHQAMEGFIHNLNTMHSRGGNQVVFSSVNYGTDFSPEGRMVIRELLSATIEGLGHGEVPVFPIQIFKVKEGVSWSEEDYAAAVKDFDKALAGEIKFKTPNFDLLIEACRTTSVALFPNFMFLDAPFNRHEKWRIDDPDRFRYEVATMGCRTRVFENLHGEKSSWGRGNLSFTSMNLPRLAIEAMREAGDMIPDGNKHAIRKEAREIFLESVRKTATMMAEQLYERYCFQRTALARQFPFMMSNDVWKGGGRLQPNDEVGDVLKHGTLGIGFIGGHNAMVAIYGEGHATSKEAWQTLYDAVTVMNRVVEEYKAKYGLNYSVLATPAEGLSGRFTRMDRKRYGEIPGVTDRDYYVNSFHVDVREPVSIVEKIRLEAPFHAITRGGHITYVELDGEARKNPVAILKIVKVMQDEGIGYGSINHPIDTCRKCGHRGVIYSKCPVCGSDDILRMRRITGYLTGSLESWNSAKQAEERDRVKHR; encoded by the coding sequence ATGGATTACACGCAGATTTCCATCATCAAACGTGATGGTAAAACCGAGCCTTTTTCTCTGGATAAAATCGTCCGCGCCATCACGAAGGCCTTTCGCGCGGGCGGCATAACGGACGAGGGGCAGGCCGTCGAGCAGATCGCATCCGACGTGGCGGCGGCAATTACGAAGGCCGAGATTTCGGTCGAGGAGATTCAGGACATGGTCGAGGAGCGGCTGATGAAACGCAACCCCTCGATCGCCAAACGTTATATCATCTACCGCGAGTGGCGCAACGTCGAACGCGACCGCCGCTCGTCGATCAAGAGCGTCATGGACGGCATCGTGACCGTCGAGAAGAACGACATCAACCTTTCGAACGCCAACATGTCGTCGCACACGCCCGCGGGGCAGATGATGACCTTCGCCTCGGAGATCACCAAGGACTACGCCCTGAAATATCTGGTGGGCGTGCGCCACGGCCGCGCCCACCGCGACGGGGACATCCACATTCACGACCTGGACTACTATCCCACCAAGACCACGACGTGCATTCAGTACGATCTGGGTGACATCTACGAACGGGGATTCTCGACGAAGAACGGCTCGGTGCGCACGCCGCAGTCGATCCAGAGCTACGCCACGCTGGCCACGATCGTCTTCCAGACCAACCAGAACGAGCAGCACGGCGGGCAGTCGATCCCGGCGTTCGACCATTTCATGGCTCCGGGCGTGCTGAAAACCTTCCGCCGTCACCTGACCGACATGACGCTGTTCCTGTGCGGCGTGCGGGGCGGCGTGACGCTGGAGCGCGCCGAGCTGAAGGCCCTGGTCGCCGAACACGTGCCGACGATCGAACCCTGCGAGACGGCGGTGGGGCGTCTGTTCGCCGCCCTGCGCCAGTCGGGCGTGGAGGTCGCCGACGAGGACATCCGACGCATCTGGCGGCAGGCATACGACACGACGCGCCGCGAGACCCATCAGGCGATGGAGGGATTCATCCATAACCTCAATACGATGCACTCGCGCGGCGGCAACCAGGTGGTGTTCAGCTCGGTGAACTACGGCACGGACTTTTCGCCCGAGGGCCGCATGGTCATCCGCGAACTGCTTTCCGCCACGATCGAGGGGCTGGGGCACGGCGAAGTGCCGGTCTTCCCGATCCAGATTTTCAAGGTCAAGGAGGGCGTTTCGTGGTCCGAAGAGGACTATGCCGCAGCGGTGAAGGACTTCGACAAGGCACTGGCTGGGGAGATCAAGTTCAAAACTCCGAACTTCGACCTGCTGATCGAGGCGTGCCGCACCACGTCGGTGGCGCTGTTCCCCAACTTCATGTTTCTCGACGCACCGTTCAACCGCCACGAGAAGTGGCGCATCGACGACCCCGACCGCTTCCGCTACGAGGTGGCGACGATGGGGTGCCGTACGCGCGTCTTCGAGAATCTGCACGGCGAAAAGTCGTCGTGGGGGCGCGGCAACCTCTCCTTCACGTCGATGAACCTGCCGCGGCTGGCCATCGAGGCGATGCGCGAGGCCGGGGACATGATTCCCGACGGCAACAAACACGCGATCCGCAAGGAGGCGCGCGAAATTTTCCTCGAATCGGTGCGCAAGACCGCCACGATGATGGCCGAGCAGCTCTACGAACGTTACTGCTTCCAGCGCACGGCCCTCGCGCGGCAGTTCCCGTTTATGATGTCGAACGATGTCTGGAAGGGCGGCGGCCGGTTGCAGCCCAACGACGAGGTGGGCGACGTGCTCAAGCACGGCACGCTGGGCATCGGCTTCATCGGCGGACACAACGCGATGGTGGCGATTTACGGCGAAGGCCATGCGACCTCGAAGGAGGCGTGGCAGACGCTCTACGACGCCGTGACGGTGATGAACCGCGTGGTCGAGGAGTACAAGGCCAAATACGGGCTGAACTATTCGGTGCTGGCGACCCCGGCCGAGGGATTGAGCGGACGCTTCACGCGCATGGACCGCAAGCGTTATGGGGAGATTCCGGGCGTCACCGACCGCGACTACTACGTCAACTCGTTCCACGTCGACGTGCGCGAGCCGGTTTCCATCGTCGAGAAAATCCGCCTCGAAGCGCCGTTCCACGCCATCACGCGCGGCGGGCATATCACCTACGTCGAACTCGACGGCGAGGCCCGGAAGAATCCCGTGGCGATCCTCAAGATCGTCAAGGTGATGCAGGACGAGGGGATCGGCTACGGCTCGATCAACCATCCGATCGACACCTGCCGCAAGTGCGGCCACCGCGGGGTGATCTACTCGAAATGTCCCGTCTGCGGTTCGGACGACATCCTGCGCATGCGCCGCATCACGGGTTACCTGACAGGCAGCCTCGAATCGTGGAACTCGGCCAAGCAGGCCGAGGAGCGCGATCGGGTAAAGCACCGGTAA
- a CDS encoding DUF1573 domain-containing protein — protein sequence MTRMLAILALAALAVGCGTSPRAVERKGRIISLTDSILTTGGTDTVRFGRLGSGEIAVLRLWLANDASRPVAVASYRRSCGCTTLEFDAQPIAPGDARQVTLTFDSRGERGWQLKALDITLAGGQRPLRLFVEADIK from the coding sequence ATGACCCGCATGCTCGCGATCCTCGCCCTGGCGGCACTCGCCGTTGGCTGCGGCACATCTCCCCGTGCGGTCGAACGCAAGGGCCGGATTATCTCGCTAACGGATTCGATTCTCACCACGGGAGGCACGGACACCGTGCGTTTCGGACGCCTCGGGTCCGGCGAAATCGCCGTGCTGCGCCTCTGGCTGGCCAACGACGCGAGCCGTCCCGTGGCCGTCGCCTCCTACCGGCGCAGCTGCGGATGCACGACGCTCGAATTTGACGCACAACCGATTGCACCGGGCGACGCACGGCAGGTGACGCTCACCTTCGATTCGCGCGGCGAACGGGGCTGGCAACTCAAGGCGCTGGACATCACGCTGGCGGGAGGGCAGCGGCCCCTGCGGCTGTTCGTGGAAGCGGACATAAAATAA
- a CDS encoding transposase, which yields MIPKDKEYRLIKIYMYICDMYEQSLKYHCQRYSNNSKPLFSDEEILTIYFFVGHEQKYTLIKDIHNFAKEYLRDWFPNLVSYQTFNYRLNRMAGAVRELSSQLLRMFRPSDCQDDTVIVDSMPIITCCGRNRTGKVARDIADKGYCSTKNLYYHGLKLHMVGYRRKGHLPHPCQIALSPASENDLKVFQSECMPDLFNKKIFADKIYRSNDYWEQERRDKANEFYAPVKSIKGAPEEEKQRNKAADDIYSQAVSSVREPIEALFSWLNEKTNIQRASKCRSTCGLLIHTMGKVAIAFLYLIFNY from the coding sequence ATGATTCCCAAGGACAAAGAGTATAGACTAATAAAAATCTATATGTATATCTGCGATATGTACGAACAAAGCCTCAAATACCATTGCCAAAGATACAGCAATAATTCGAAACCGTTGTTCTCCGACGAGGAAATCCTCACGATTTATTTCTTTGTCGGTCATGAGCAGAAGTACACCCTCATCAAGGATATTCACAACTTCGCTAAAGAGTACTTGCGCGACTGGTTCCCGAACCTGGTGTCCTATCAGACATTCAATTACCGTCTCAACAGGATGGCCGGTGCTGTTAGGGAACTGTCCTCGCAGTTATTAAGGATGTTCAGGCCTTCTGACTGTCAGGATGATACCGTGATTGTTGACTCGATGCCGATAATCACATGCTGCGGAAGAAACCGTACAGGCAAGGTCGCCAGAGATATCGCAGACAAAGGATACTGTTCCACCAAGAACCTGTACTATCATGGACTAAAGCTTCACATGGTAGGATATCGCAGGAAAGGGCATCTTCCTCATCCGTGCCAGATAGCGCTCTCTCCTGCCTCCGAGAATGACCTGAAGGTCTTCCAGAGCGAATGCATGCCGGATCTTTTCAACAAGAAGATCTTCGCTGACAAGATATACCGAAGCAATGACTACTGGGAGCAGGAAAGACGCGATAAGGCCAATGAGTTCTACGCTCCCGTCAAGTCAATCAAAGGGGCTCCTGAAGAAGAGAAGCAGAGAAACAAGGCCGCTGATGACATTTATTCTCAAGCCGTTTCATCTGTCAGGGAACCCATTGAAGCGCTATTCAGTTGGCTGAACGAAAAAACAAATATTCAAAGAGCTTCAAAGTGCCGCTCTACTTGCGGACTGCTAATTCATACGATGGGAAAGGTAGCCATCGCATTTTTATATCTTATTTTCAACTACTGA
- a CDS encoding TIGR03905 family TSCPD domain-containing protein, producing MTQKITHVCQGTCSRQIDVELENGVVRSVSFTGGCHGNQQGIAALVRGMTAAEAVARLEGIDCRGRGTSCPDQLAKALKKAL from the coding sequence ATGACACAGAAAATAACACACGTCTGCCAGGGAACCTGCTCCCGGCAAATCGACGTCGAACTCGAAAACGGCGTCGTTCGAAGCGTCTCCTTCACGGGCGGCTGCCACGGCAACCAGCAGGGAATCGCGGCGCTCGTGCGCGGGATGACGGCCGCGGAAGCCGTCGCCCGGCTCGAAGGCATCGACTGCCGGGGCCGCGGCACGTCGTGTCCCGATCAGCTGGCAAAAGCGCTGAAAAAGGCTTTATAA
- a CDS encoding NAD(P)/FAD-dependent oxidoreductase: MEQLEEKQPFDVIVIGAGAAGMMAAGTAARSGRRVLLIEKMEKSGRKVRITGKGRCNVTNARPAEEFADQVRTNAEFFKVAFSEFNNRAAIKFFERAGVKLDIERGDRVFPQSGKAWDIVNALLEFCVENGVKIIYNTRVTEILTLGDRVFGVKYINRRGFERKEECAQVILATGGVSYPATGSTGDGYAFAADLGHTIEPLRPSLTPLLSSHAQMRYLDKVLLRNVRATLYVDNEPVREEFGEIGFSDRGIEGAVALRMSRDAVDALIEEKRVKLVLDLKPALTEEVLHERIAREIAELQPNEFFGELLRKLVPKPLVMPLAQEVDIRANCYVGKITEEQITRLVRTLKGLTFPITDYAPFEYAVVTAGGVRCDEVNPYTMESLKVKGLYFAGEVLDIDANTGGYNLQIAFSTGRLAGSLKK; the protein is encoded by the coding sequence ATGGAACAATTGGAAGAAAAACAGCCTTTCGACGTGATCGTCATCGGGGCGGGCGCTGCGGGCATGATGGCTGCGGGCACGGCGGCGCGCAGCGGCAGGCGCGTGCTGCTGATCGAAAAGATGGAGAAGTCGGGCCGCAAGGTCCGCATCACCGGCAAGGGACGATGCAACGTCACCAACGCGCGTCCGGCCGAGGAATTCGCCGATCAGGTGCGCACCAACGCCGAATTTTTCAAGGTCGCGTTCTCGGAGTTCAACAACCGGGCGGCGATCAAGTTTTTCGAACGCGCAGGCGTGAAACTCGACATCGAACGCGGCGACCGGGTCTTTCCGCAGAGCGGCAAGGCGTGGGACATCGTCAACGCCCTGCTGGAGTTCTGCGTCGAAAACGGCGTCAAGATCATCTACAATACGCGTGTTACGGAGATTCTGACCCTCGGGGACCGGGTCTTCGGTGTGAAATACATCAACAGGCGCGGTTTCGAACGCAAGGAGGAGTGCGCGCAGGTGATCCTCGCCACGGGCGGCGTCTCCTATCCCGCGACCGGATCGACGGGCGACGGCTATGCCTTCGCCGCCGACCTGGGTCATACGATCGAGCCGCTGCGTCCGTCGCTGACGCCGCTCTTGTCGTCGCACGCCCAGATGAGATACCTCGACAAGGTGCTGCTGCGCAACGTGCGCGCGACGCTCTATGTCGATAACGAACCCGTGCGCGAGGAGTTCGGCGAGATCGGATTTTCCGACCGCGGCATCGAGGGCGCCGTGGCGCTGCGCATGAGCCGCGACGCGGTGGACGCCCTGATCGAAGAGAAGCGCGTGAAGCTGGTCCTCGACCTGAAACCCGCGCTCACGGAGGAGGTGCTGCACGAACGCATCGCCCGTGAAATCGCCGAGCTGCAACCCAACGAGTTCTTCGGCGAACTGCTGCGCAAGCTGGTTCCCAAGCCGCTGGTGATGCCGCTGGCGCAGGAGGTGGACATCCGTGCGAACTGTTACGTCGGCAAAATCACCGAGGAACAGATCACGCGTCTGGTGCGTACGCTCAAGGGACTGACTTTCCCGATCACGGACTATGCGCCGTTCGAATACGCCGTGGTGACGGCCGGCGGCGTGCGCTGTGACGAAGTGAATCCCTATACGATGGAGTCGCTGAAAGTCAAAGGGTTGTATTTTGCCGGCGAGGTGCTCGACATCGACGCCAATACGGGCGGTTACAACCTTCAGATCGCCTTTTCGACGGGCCGCCTGGCCGGGTCGCTGAAAAAATAG
- the nrdG gene encoding anaerobic ribonucleoside-triphosphate reductase activating protein, which translates to MELLRIIGIYPETISDGYGLRYAIYFAGCAHRCPGCHNPESHDPRRGEPLTVERAETICAAIAANPILDGVTLSGGDPLLQPEAMAAFLRLVKERTGQNVWCYTGYTLEECLADPARRECLRWIDTLVDGRYVEALRDLSLDFRGSSNQRIIDVGALHLFG; encoded by the coding sequence ATGGAATTATTAAGAATCATCGGCATCTATCCCGAAACCATCTCCGACGGTTACGGGTTGCGCTATGCGATCTATTTCGCGGGGTGCGCGCACCGTTGTCCCGGCTGCCACAACCCCGAGAGCCACGATCCCCGGCGGGGCGAGCCGCTGACCGTGGAGCGTGCCGAAACTATCTGCGCCGCAATCGCCGCGAATCCGATTCTCGACGGGGTGACGCTCAGCGGCGGCGATCCGCTGTTGCAGCCCGAAGCCATGGCAGCCTTTCTGCGGCTGGTGAAGGAGCGCACGGGGCAGAACGTCTGGTGCTATACGGGCTATACGCTCGAAGAGTGTCTCGCCGACCCGGCCCGCCGGGAGTGCCTTCGGTGGATCGACACGCTGGTCGACGGACGCTACGTCGAGGCGCTGCGCGATCTGTCGCTCGATTTCCGGGGGAGTTCCAACCAGCGGATCATCGACGTCGGGGCCTTGCACCTGTTCGGATAG
- the yajC gene encoding preprotein translocase subunit YajC translates to MINFLQTVPIEPQPRFMQQYSFIIMIGLMVLVLWLFMWRPEAKRRKQMQEFRNGLKKGDKVITAGGIYGVVKEIKETTLLIEVDGNVTLRIDKNMVVADNSDLQRQ, encoded by the coding sequence ATGATTAATTTTCTTCAGACGGTCCCCATAGAGCCTCAACCGAGATTCATGCAGCAGTACAGTTTCATTATTATGATCGGCCTCATGGTGCTGGTTCTCTGGTTGTTCATGTGGCGTCCCGAGGCCAAGCGCCGCAAACAGATGCAGGAGTTCCGCAACGGTCTGAAAAAAGGAGACAAAGTCATCACCGCCGGCGGCATCTACGGCGTCGTGAAGGAGATCAAGGAGACCACCCTGCTGATCGAGGTCGACGGCAATGTGACGCTGCGCATCGACAAAAACATGGTCGTAGCCGACAATTCGGACCTCCAGCGTCAGTAG
- a CDS encoding cob(I)yrinic acid a,c-diamide adenosyltransferase, producing the protein MKVYTKTGDKGMTSLIGGERVFKTDERVEAYGTVDELAAFTALLADNMRGDAALASSVGDLNRILSRLMSVEALLATGQSGSDKVAPLDPETVAWLEGRIDAMQEVLKPIDKFTIPGGNAVVSMCHVCRTVCRRAERAALRADARYGVDSTALVWLNRLSDYFYLLGRTLTAHYAVDEVLWIP; encoded by the coding sequence ATGAAGGTATACACGAAAACGGGCGACAAGGGAATGACCTCGCTGATCGGCGGCGAGCGGGTCTTCAAGACCGACGAACGGGTCGAGGCTTACGGTACGGTCGACGAACTGGCTGCTTTCACGGCTCTGCTGGCCGACAACATGCGCGGCGACGCTGCGTTGGCGTCGTCGGTCGGCGACCTGAACCGCATTCTTTCGCGGCTGATGTCGGTCGAGGCGCTGCTGGCCACGGGGCAGTCGGGGAGCGACAAGGTCGCTCCGCTGGACCCGGAGACCGTTGCATGGCTCGAAGGGCGCATCGACGCCATGCAGGAGGTTCTGAAACCGATTGATAAATTCACGATTCCGGGCGGAAACGCTGTGGTGTCGATGTGCCACGTGTGCCGCACCGTCTGCCGGCGCGCCGAACGCGCCGCGCTCCGTGCCGACGCCAGATACGGCGTCGACTCCACGGCGCTGGTCTGGCTGAACCGGCTTTCGGACTATTTCTACCTGCTGGGACGCACCCTCACGGCCCATTATGCCGTCGACGAGGTCCTGTGGATTCCTTGA
- a CDS encoding DUF2795 domain-containing protein translates to MYWTLELASKLEDAPWPATKDELIDYAVRSGAPLEVLENLQEIEDEGEIYESIEDIWPDYPSKDDFFFNEEEY, encoded by the coding sequence ATGTATTGGACGCTTGAACTGGCATCGAAACTCGAAGATGCCCCCTGGCCCGCAACGAAAGATGAACTCATCGACTATGCAGTACGTTCGGGTGCGCCGCTCGAAGTGCTCGAAAACCTGCAGGAGATAGAAGACGAGGGTGAAATCTACGAATCTATCGAAGACATCTGGCCCGACTACCCCTCCAAGGACGATTTCTTCTTCAACGAGGAGGAATACTAA
- a CDS encoding transcription antitermination protein NusB → MLSRRLLRIKVVKALFAHLKSGADNMMASEKTLMASVDKAYDLYFQILILPVEIARYAEQRQELAKQKKLPTFEDLNPNTKFVDNAVIRTIANSDAVNDHVAARKLGWERYPELIRTLYAQLTESDYYKDYMQREERSFDDDKKLLEDFFKELQSCEALDDVLEEMSILWTDDLPYIVIMVLRTLSNLRVSHTELKVPAKFKSSEDPEFVKTLFEKSLVNYSAFQDYIEKFTANWDVERIVFMDNLIIGTAMAELTSFPSVPVKVTLDEWIEISKYYSTPGSSTFINGVLDKIVESLTAEGRIKKAGRGLI, encoded by the coding sequence ATGTTGAGCAGAAGATTACTCCGTATAAAGGTCGTCAAGGCGCTGTTCGCCCATCTCAAATCGGGCGCGGATAACATGATGGCGTCGGAAAAAACGCTGATGGCGTCCGTCGACAAGGCCTATGACCTCTATTTCCAGATACTGATCCTCCCCGTGGAGATCGCGCGTTACGCCGAACAGCGTCAGGAGCTGGCCAAACAGAAGAAACTGCCGACATTTGAAGACCTCAATCCCAACACCAAGTTCGTGGACAACGCCGTGATCCGCACCATCGCCAACAGCGACGCGGTGAACGATCACGTGGCGGCCCGCAAACTGGGATGGGAACGCTATCCCGAACTGATCCGCACGCTCTACGCGCAGTTGACCGAGAGCGACTACTACAAGGACTACATGCAGCGCGAGGAGCGCTCGTTCGACGACGACAAAAAGCTGCTCGAGGACTTCTTCAAGGAGTTGCAGAGCTGCGAGGCGCTGGACGACGTGCTGGAGGAGATGTCGATCCTCTGGACCGACGACCTTCCCTACATCGTGATCATGGTCCTGCGCACGCTTTCGAACCTGCGCGTCTCGCACACCGAACTGAAGGTTCCCGCGAAGTTCAAAAGCAGCGAGGACCCCGAATTCGTCAAGACGCTGTTCGAAAAGTCGCTGGTCAACTACTCCGCCTTCCAGGACTACATCGAGAAGTTCACGGCCAACTGGGACGTGGAGCGCATCGTCTTCATGGACAACCTGATCATCGGCACGGCGATGGCTGAGCTGACTTCGTTCCCGTCGGTTCCCGTCAAGGTGACGCTCGACGAGTGGATCGAAATTTCGAAATACTACTCCACCCCGGGCAGCAGCACCTTCATCAACGGCGTGCTGGACAAGATCGTCGAGTCGCTGACCGCGGAAGGACGCATCAAAAAGGCCGGGCGCGGCCTGATCTGA
- the nhaD gene encoding sodium:proton antiporter NhaD, with amino-acid sequence MIPTMILLFVVGYLFIALEHKTRIDKSAVALLMAGAIWTVFSLLGNDPHIQHELVDQLGDTCEILVFLIGAMTIVDLIDSYGGFNVITDHITTRNKRKLMWLLAIITFFMSAALDNMTTTIIMVMLLRRLIANKKERWIFASVIVIAANSGGAWSPIGDVTTIMLWMRGNVTAANLIANLFLPCLVSVVIPAAIASRYVADRPAAAVSAKALASGCPECIGPRLRLFILIVGVVSLLFVPVFKSLTGLPPYMGMMVSLGFMWILTEIIYDRKRSIRNMEESIQPRVSKVLKHIDMPTILFFLGILMAVGALQTGGVLTDMADWLDKNVHEVFTIAGAIGILSSVVDNVPLVAACMGMYPVADVATAAASADPAFAQSFVADGLFWHLLTYCAGVGGSLLIIGSAAGVVAMGLEKINFGWYLKRISLLALSGYLAGIAVIWLEHVLIGL; translated from the coding sequence ATGATTCCGACAATGATTCTGCTCTTCGTGGTGGGCTATCTGTTCATCGCGCTGGAGCACAAAACCAGGATCGACAAATCGGCCGTCGCCCTGCTGATGGCCGGAGCGATCTGGACCGTGTTCAGCCTCCTGGGCAACGACCCGCACATTCAGCACGAGCTGGTGGACCAGCTGGGCGACACGTGCGAAATCCTGGTCTTCCTGATCGGGGCCATGACCATCGTGGACCTGATCGACAGCTACGGCGGCTTCAACGTCATCACCGACCACATCACCACGCGCAACAAGCGCAAACTGATGTGGCTGCTGGCGATCATCACCTTCTTCATGTCGGCCGCACTGGACAACATGACCACCACGATCATCATGGTCATGCTGCTGCGGCGGTTGATCGCCAACAAGAAGGAACGGTGGATTTTCGCCAGCGTGATCGTCATCGCCGCGAACAGCGGCGGCGCCTGGTCGCCCATCGGCGACGTGACGACCATCATGCTGTGGATGCGCGGCAACGTCACGGCCGCCAACCTGATCGCCAACCTCTTCCTGCCGTGCCTCGTGTCGGTCGTGATCCCTGCGGCCATCGCCAGCCGCTACGTCGCCGACCGCCCCGCCGCCGCGGTCAGCGCCAAGGCCCTCGCATCGGGATGCCCCGAATGCATCGGTCCGCGCCTGCGGCTATTCATCCTTATCGTGGGCGTCGTAAGTCTGCTGTTCGTGCCGGTGTTCAAGAGCCTCACCGGACTGCCGCCCTACATGGGCATGATGGTGTCGCTGGGATTCATGTGGATTCTGACTGAAATCATCTACGACCGCAAACGCAGCATCCGCAACATGGAGGAGTCGATCCAGCCGCGCGTATCCAAAGTCCTCAAGCACATCGACATGCCGACGATTCTCTTTTTCCTCGGCATCCTGATGGCCGTGGGCGCGTTGCAGACCGGCGGCGTGCTGACCGACATGGCCGACTGGCTGGACAAGAATGTCCACGAAGTGTTCACCATCGCGGGCGCCATCGGCATCCTCTCGTCGGTGGTCGACAACGTGCCGCTGGTGGCGGCCTGCATGGGCATGTACCCGGTGGCCGACGTCGCAACGGCTGCGGCGAGCGCCGACCCGGCTTTCGCACAGAGTTTCGTGGCGGACGGGCTGTTCTGGCACCTGCTGACCTACTGCGCCGGCGTGGGCGGCAGTCTGCTGATCATCGGCTCGGCGGCCGGCGTCGTGGCGATGGGACTCGAAAAGATCAATTTCGGCTGGTACCTCAAACGCATCTCGCTGCTGGCCCTGTCCGGCTATCTGGCGGGCATCGCGGTGATCTGGCTCGAACACGTCCTGATCGGGCTTTGA
- a CDS encoding GlsB/YeaQ/YmgE family stress response membrane protein, with the protein MYFLWYLLIGLAAGWIANLIVKGGGSGLFVNLIVGLIGGVLGGWLFSLFGWVPVGTLGSLATAVIGSVILLWIAALISHRKIR; encoded by the coding sequence ATGTATTTTCTATGGTATCTGCTGATCGGACTGGCCGCCGGATGGATCGCCAACCTGATCGTCAAGGGAGGAGGTTCGGGACTCTTCGTCAACCTGATCGTCGGGCTTATCGGAGGCGTACTGGGCGGCTGGCTCTTTTCGCTCTTCGGATGGGTTCCCGTCGGCACGCTGGGCAGTCTGGCGACGGCCGTCATCGGCTCGGTCATCCTGCTGTGGATCGCCGCGCTCATCTCACACCGCAAGATCCGCTAA